Proteins from a genomic interval of Triplophysa dalaica isolate WHDGS20190420 chromosome 13, ASM1584641v1, whole genome shotgun sequence:
- the adgrg11 gene encoding adhesion G-protein coupled receptor G5 — protein sequence MDSRGMKLTTCKLLLFVLVFTSARNGGGHRTNTKNPLFVDGKKKDVNNRDSIILMGTDDFLGRIQKADKRILFFSSIPNTSYETNYSYDLGVSLLKNDPKYQLSISRNNTPAVVCLIKGRSWVKEVFNSTNSTTSLVYHWTPNTTSLVELNKTNITCLDPNEKCKIAKYQTQNCSNLRDINMSSENNNTNIIGIHENGTATCYKCGSPVQELPIISLNISNTSKGKGVDAGEAAKAMGDLKKLLPMMKNLTAVSVDMGDAQGVVRKIDTEEAIKTVAFIYSSEFGLAILDDVDEIKKFPGAFIVPKEAAQTAFNQTGGEALMGIFRFPNMTKDENNSVVLNNDVYAIEMGTHISNLTEVIQLSFQYKDEARPVCVSWDGNGSKPTWISDGCNTTYDKDKITCSCCHLTFFAVLMSPVDTPISNKDLVALTYITYIGCGLSMFFLGIGLFMHFLLRKAKASHSVHLLINLFVALFLLNVTFLSNEYIARMNHIIACRVMAGFMHYCMLASFTWFAVEAFHLCLQMFKTTVTIDHYITKISVVGWVPPALVVSVIYFRGYYGVMPIQTETNNNATMCWITDITTHYVVNIGYYCFVFIFTFSTFIVILRWICMLRQKRWKKMEKMNGSKTGTSDITTIMGLCCMLGLTWSFSFFSFGALRVPSYYIFTILNSFQGLFLFIYYIKSSTLFGDAASSESSKTSEETTSENPYES from the exons ATGGATTCAAGAGGGATGAAGCTGACAACCTGCAAACTTTTACTTTTCGTTCTCGTATTTACTTCTGCAAGAAATGGTGGTGGCCATAGAACAAATACCAAAAATCCCT TATttgtagatggaaaaaaaaaagatgtgaatAATCGGGACAGTATCATTCTAATGGGTACGGATGATTTTCTGGGACGAATCCAAAAAG CTGACAagagaatattgttttttagttCAATTCCGAATACGTCATATGAAACAAATTACAGTTATG ATCTAGGTgtgtctttattaaaaaatgaccCTAAGTACCAGCTGAGCATAAGCAGAAATAATACGCCTGCCGTTGTCTGTCTGATTAAAGGAAGATCATGGGTTAAAGAgg TTTTTAACAGCACTAACAGTACAACTTCCCTTG TGTATCACTGGACCCCAAATACTACATCCTTAGTAGAACTGAACA aGACTAATATAACCTGCCTGGATCCAAATGAGAAATGTAAGATTGCAAAATACCAAACACAGAACTGCAGCAATTTGAGGGATATAAACATGTCTTCAG AGAACAATAATACAAACATTATTGGGATTCATGAGAATGGTACTGCTACTTGTTATAAGTGTGGATCTCCTGTACAAGAGCTGCCAATTATTAGTCTGAATATTTCAAACACATCTAAAGGAAAAGGGGTAGATGCTGGGGAGGCAGC TAAGGCCATGGGTGACCTCAAAAAATTGCTGCCTATGATGAAGAATTTGACTGCAGTATCTGTGGATATGGGTGATGCTCAGGGTGTTGTGAGGAAAATTGACACTGAAGAAGCTATCAAAACAGTTGCCTTTATATACTCTTCAGAATTCGGGCTCGCT ATTTTAGATGACGtggatgaaataaaaaaattccccGGTGCTTTCATCGTTCCAAAAGAAGCTGCTCAGACAGCATTCAATCAAACCGGAGGAGAAGCTCTTATGGGCATATTTCGGTTTCCCAATATGACAAAg GATGAAAACAACAGTGTGGTTTTAAATAATGATGTGTATGCAATCGAAATGGGGACACACATTTCTAATCTAACTGAGGTTATCCAGTTAAGCTTCCAGTATAAG GATGAAGCACGTCCTGTTTGTGTCTCATGGGATGGCAATG GAAGCAAGCCAACTTGGATCTCTGATGGGTGTAACACAACTTATGATAAGGATAAGATAACATGTTCATGTTGTCACTTGACTTTCTTCGCTGTGCTCATG AGCCCAGTAGATACACCCATTTCTAACAAAGACCTTGTCGCTCTCACCTACATCACTTACATCGGCTGCGGCCTGTCCATGTTCTTCCTGGGCATCGGTCTCTTCATGCACTTTCTGTTAAG GAAAGCGAAGGCCAGTCATTCAGTCCACCTGTTAATAAATCTCTTTGTGGCACTGTTCTTGCTGAATGTGACCTTCCTGTCCAACGAGTACATCGCTCGCATGAATCACATCATCGCCTGTCGGGTCATGGCCGGATTCATGCACTACTGCATGCTGGCCAGCTTCACCTGGTTTGCTGTGGAAGCTTTTCACCTCTGCCTGCAAATGTTCAAAACCACGGTCACCATCGACCATTACATCACCAAGATCTCTGTTGTTGGATGGG ttcCTCCTGCTCTTGTCGTGAGTGTCATTTATTTCCGGGGCTATTACGGTGTGATGCCCATACAGACTGAAACAAATAACAATGCAACAAT GTGCTGGATCACAGACATTACAACGCATTATGTGGTGAACATTGGTTATTACTGCTTCGTCTTCATCTTCACGTTCAGCACCTTCATCGTGATCCTGCGATGGATCTGCATGCTGAGGCAGAAAAGATGGAAAAAGATGGAGAAGATGAATGGCTCGAAGACCGGCACCTCCGACATAACCACCATCATGGGTCTCTGCTGTATGCTGGGACTCACCTGGAGTTTCAGTTTCTTCAGTTTCGGAGCTCTGCGTGTGCCCTCCTACTACATATTCACCATCCTGAATTCCTTCCAAG GGTTATTCTTATTCATATACTACATAAAATCCAGCACCCTCTTTGGAGATGCCGCCTCCTCAGAAAGCAGCAAGACATCTGAGGAAACTACTTCAGAAAATCCATATGAAAGCTAA